One stretch of Streptomyces sp. MMBL 11-1 DNA includes these proteins:
- a CDS encoding muconolactone Delta-isomerase — MEFLVNIRITWPEAMDPGLKERVSDDERCRAAELATSGSLVRMWRVPGRTENWGLWRAADPTELHTIISSLPVWPWMDVTVHALADHPVDPGPTA, encoded by the coding sequence ATGGAATTTCTCGTCAACATCCGGATCACCTGGCCCGAAGCCATGGACCCCGGCCTCAAGGAGAGGGTCTCCGACGACGAGCGCTGCCGCGCCGCCGAACTCGCCACGTCCGGGTCCCTGGTCCGTATGTGGCGCGTGCCCGGCCGGACCGAGAACTGGGGACTGTGGCGCGCGGCGGACCCCACCGAACTGCACACCATCATCTCGTCGCTGCCGGTCTGGCCCTGGATGGACGTCACGGTGCACGCCCTGGCCGACCACCCGGTGGACCCGGGACCGACGGCCTGA
- a CDS encoding aldehyde dehydrogenase, with translation MNTSGNTSENAPGSAPATEDYTSHTGGARRAPAGTAVPLTDPATGEVWARAHQDPEAVDAAVDAARTAFLAPSWGALPAHARADLLYRLGDVLVAHTEELALLETRANGKPLTATRGEVGALARWYRYFAAVAETMEDVSRPLSGTARALIAQEPLGVVAALTPFNGALSLGSWKLAPALAAGNTVILKPPPHAPASSVRLAELALEAGFPPGVIGVVIGGADEGRRLTEHPDVAMVTFTGSTAVARTLGARAAERMKRYVCEAGGKSAHIVFADGDLDAAVVAARQGAFSAAGQTCVAGSRLLVQREVYEEFLRRYGDAVGRLRVGDPRDPRTHVGPVASAAALERIEGYVDDALAKGARAVTGGKRATVAAPAEAGFWYEPTVLADAAPDLAVCREEVFGPVVTVHPFDTEDEAVELANSVEYGLAAGFWTRDAARAHRVARRLEAGVVWVNTYRMLHWSVPFGGYKQSGLGRENGVEAVAEFLRTKSVITEHGTPVDPFGD, from the coding sequence ATGAACACTTCCGGCAACACCTCCGAGAACGCTCCCGGCAGTGCGCCGGCCACGGAGGACTACACCTCCCACACGGGCGGGGCGCGGCGCGCGCCGGCCGGCACGGCGGTACCGCTGACCGACCCGGCCACCGGGGAGGTCTGGGCCCGTGCGCACCAGGACCCGGAGGCCGTGGACGCCGCCGTCGACGCGGCCCGCACCGCCTTCCTCGCCCCGTCCTGGGGCGCGCTTCCCGCCCACGCCCGCGCGGACCTGCTCTACCGGCTCGGCGATGTGCTGGTCGCGCACACCGAGGAACTCGCGCTGCTGGAGACCCGGGCCAACGGGAAACCTCTCACCGCCACCCGGGGCGAGGTCGGCGCGCTGGCCCGCTGGTACCGCTACTTCGCGGCCGTGGCGGAGACCATGGAGGACGTCTCACGTCCGCTCAGCGGCACGGCGAGGGCGCTGATCGCCCAGGAACCGCTGGGCGTCGTCGCCGCGCTCACCCCCTTCAACGGCGCGCTCTCGCTGGGCTCCTGGAAGCTCGCCCCGGCGCTGGCCGCCGGCAACACCGTGATCCTCAAGCCGCCGCCGCACGCCCCGGCCTCCTCGGTGCGCCTGGCCGAACTGGCCCTGGAGGCGGGGTTCCCGCCCGGGGTGATCGGCGTCGTCATCGGCGGCGCCGACGAGGGCCGCCGCCTCACCGAGCACCCCGACGTCGCCATGGTCACCTTCACCGGCAGCACCGCTGTCGCCCGGACGCTCGGGGCGCGCGCGGCCGAGCGGATGAAGCGCTACGTCTGCGAGGCCGGCGGCAAGTCCGCGCACATCGTCTTCGCCGACGGAGACCTCGACGCCGCCGTCGTCGCGGCCCGGCAGGGAGCCTTCTCCGCGGCCGGTCAGACCTGTGTCGCGGGCTCCCGCCTCCTCGTCCAGCGGGAGGTGTACGAGGAGTTCCTCCGCAGGTACGGGGATGCGGTCGGGCGGCTACGGGTCGGCGACCCCCGCGATCCGCGTACCCATGTCGGACCGGTGGCCTCGGCGGCGGCTCTGGAACGGATCGAAGGATACGTGGACGACGCCCTCGCGAAGGGCGCGCGGGCCGTCACCGGTGGGAAGCGGGCCACGGTCGCCGCCCCCGCCGAGGCGGGCTTCTGGTACGAGCCGACCGTCCTGGCCGATGCCGCGCCCGACCTCGCGGTCTGCCGGGAGGAGGTCTTCGGCCCGGTCGTCACGGTGCATCCCTTCGACACCGAGGACGAGGCGGTCGAGCTCGCCAACTCCGTCGAGTACGGCCTGGCCGCGGGTTTCTGGACCCGTGACGCGGCACGCGCCCACCGGGTGGCCCGGCGGCTGGAGGCGGGCGTGGTCTGGGTGAACACCTACCGGATGCTGCACTGGAGCGTGCCGTTCGGTGGCTACAAGCAGTCCGGTCTGGGCCGGGAGAACGGCGTCGAGGCGGTCGCCGAGTTCCTCCGGACGAAATCCGTCATCACCGAACACGGCACCCCCGTCGACCCGTTCGGCGACTGA